From Shewanella yunxiaonensis, the proteins below share one genomic window:
- a CDS encoding YceH family protein — translation MTLDSIEARIIGCLLEKEITTPEQYPLSLNALTLACNQKTSREPVMNLADSEVLDGLVRLQQKRLITEESGFGSRVSKYRHRFCNTEFSELQFPASQLAIVCLLLLRGPQTAGELRARAQRLYEFRDIEEVEANLQSLLDKSLLQQLPREAGKREVRFTELFSDTVEALPQAVTSAASGDPLELRVRQLEQQVASLEQLVAQLQQAIS, via the coding sequence ATGACGTTGGATAGTATTGAAGCGCGTATTATTGGGTGCTTATTGGAAAAAGAGATTACCACACCAGAGCAGTACCCGTTATCACTGAACGCACTGACACTCGCCTGCAACCAGAAAACGTCTAGAGAGCCGGTGATGAACCTCGCCGATAGTGAGGTATTGGACGGATTGGTGCGCTTGCAACAAAAACGACTCATCACCGAAGAAAGTGGTTTTGGCAGCAGAGTCAGCAAATATCGCCACCGTTTTTGTAATACTGAATTTTCGGAACTGCAATTTCCCGCATCACAGCTTGCCATTGTATGTCTGCTGTTGCTGCGAGGGCCGCAAACCGCAGGCGAGCTAAGAGCTCGCGCTCAGCGCTTGTATGAATTTCGGGATATCGAAGAAGTTGAAGCTAATCTGCAATCGTTACTCGACAAGTCGCTATTGCAGCAACTGCCGCGGGAAGCTGGTAAGCGTGAAGTACGATTTACCGAACTGTTCAGTGATACAGTCGAAGCTTTACCCCAAGCGGTAACCAGTGCGGCAAGTGGTGATCCACTTGAGCTCCGGGTGCGGCAACTGGAACAACAAGTCGCGTCACTCGAACAACTGGTTGCACAGCTGCAACAAGCTATCAGCTGA
- a CDS encoding MATE family efflux transporter, which yields MSSTAAIGVSALFLVDLLDMFFLSMLGEQELAAAVGYAGTISFFTTSIGIGLSIALGALVSRAIGAREIDKAKRLLINAAAVTLVMSALTAAIVTSFIPELLSLVGASGHTAELAASYLYILVPSLPIICLAMAFGGALRAVGDAKLSMWSTLAGGAVNAALDPLFIFVLGLNIEGAAFASVLARLTALVIAARGVFGKHQLWGGFEWHALRQDLPVIFAIAGPAMLTNVATPIGNAFVTRAVADFGDSFVAGWAVIGRLIPVTFGMIFALSGAIGPIVGQNFGAGAYERLRESLTRALQFCCSYVVIMSLILLLLKDWIVSLFAMEGQAADLIRFFCQYMAVFFLFNGALFVANASFNNLGKAKYSTVFNIGKATLGTIPFVWLGGSWGGVYGVLIGQAVGAVLFGVLGVITAYKLVAKVTAAGRKQLGTILDEAGLAPVAATPMSSSRVPMALLAEEAEVAAEERRNE from the coding sequence ATGAGTTCCACTGCGGCTATTGGCGTGTCAGCGCTGTTCTTAGTGGATCTGCTGGATATGTTTTTCCTCAGTATGCTTGGCGAGCAGGAGTTGGCTGCTGCCGTTGGCTACGCTGGGACAATTTCATTCTTTACCACGTCGATTGGTATCGGGCTCTCTATCGCCTTAGGAGCATTAGTCTCCAGAGCAATTGGTGCCCGCGAGATTGACAAAGCCAAGCGACTTCTGATTAATGCGGCGGCGGTGACATTGGTGATGTCGGCACTGACCGCGGCGATAGTCACCAGTTTTATCCCTGAATTACTCTCGTTGGTAGGGGCAAGCGGCCATACCGCAGAACTCGCCGCAAGTTATTTGTATATTTTGGTACCGTCGTTACCCATCATCTGTTTAGCCATGGCATTTGGCGGCGCATTACGCGCGGTCGGCGATGCCAAACTCTCTATGTGGTCAACCCTGGCGGGCGGCGCTGTCAATGCGGCGCTAGATCCTCTGTTCATTTTTGTGTTGGGATTAAATATCGAAGGGGCGGCCTTTGCATCGGTACTGGCGCGCCTGACTGCGTTGGTTATTGCTGCCAGAGGCGTATTTGGCAAACACCAGTTATGGGGCGGATTTGAATGGCACGCACTGCGACAGGATTTACCTGTTATCTTCGCCATTGCCGGGCCGGCGATGTTGACCAATGTGGCGACGCCGATCGGTAACGCATTCGTAACCCGAGCGGTGGCAGATTTTGGCGACAGTTTTGTGGCGGGATGGGCCGTCATAGGCCGCTTGATCCCGGTGACTTTTGGTATGATCTTCGCGCTCAGCGGGGCAATCGGTCCCATTGTGGGACAAAATTTTGGTGCCGGCGCCTATGAGCGTTTGCGCGAAAGTCTGACGCGGGCGCTGCAGTTTTGCTGTAGTTATGTGGTAATCATGTCCCTGATATTGCTGCTGCTGAAAGATTGGATTGTTTCCCTGTTCGCTATGGAAGGCCAGGCTGCCGATCTTATCCGCTTTTTTTGCCAATACATGGCCGTATTTTTCTTGTTTAATGGCGCCTTATTTGTTGCGAATGCGTCGTTCAATAATCTCGGAAAAGCCAAATATTCGACCGTATTTAATATTGGCAAGGCGACACTTGGCACCATCCCTTTTGTTTGGTTGGGGGGGAGTTGGGGCGGTGTATACGGTGTGTTGATTGGTCAGGCTGTTGGCGCAGTGCTGTTTGGCGTCTTGGGGGTAATAACCGCCTACAAATTAGTGGCGAAAGTGACTGCAGCAGGTAGAAAACAACTGGGGACCATTTTAGACGAAGCTGGATTAGCGCCTGTCGCGGCAACCCCAATGTCTTCATCGCGTGTGCCAATGGCATTATTGGCAGAAGAAGCTGAAGTTGCCGCTGAGGAGCGGCGAAATGAATGA
- a CDS encoding ABC transporter permease subunit, whose product MARTSQHTHPGQWHNTRQLAVFELQRLLLQRRGLMALLTFALLWLLILAYPVKSAAQWITDPNIRNLAASIDSKILTQLFNWSVPELAVYWSASLYLFPMFCILLAAGQFAADRQRGTLRFLTLHCSREALFFGRFLGMMLIQLLLVLLTVVATIVLASLRDPTLAANSMTDAFWVSVNLLIILLPYTALMSVLSLVATSNRQATIYAVLFFTVSAIVLPLLDYAMPALGFLQYLVPGMQTDGLVTASPMAASSSAPLPVIQCVAYLALGLLIIKRSDL is encoded by the coding sequence ATGGCGCGCACCTCGCAACATACACATCCAGGACAATGGCATAATACCCGTCAGCTGGCAGTGTTTGAGTTACAAAGATTACTGTTACAACGTCGCGGACTGATGGCGCTGCTAACGTTTGCATTGTTGTGGTTGTTAATCCTGGCCTATCCAGTAAAAAGCGCGGCACAATGGATTACCGATCCCAATATCCGCAATCTCGCCGCTTCAATTGACAGCAAAATTTTAACGCAGCTATTTAACTGGTCGGTCCCAGAACTGGCAGTATATTGGAGTGCATCGCTCTATCTCTTTCCTATGTTCTGCATTTTACTGGCGGCAGGTCAATTTGCCGCAGATCGTCAACGGGGCACACTGCGCTTTCTAACACTGCACTGTAGCCGTGAAGCATTGTTCTTCGGACGTTTTCTCGGAATGATGCTCATCCAATTGTTATTAGTGTTGTTGACAGTCGTTGCCACCATTGTGCTGGCGTCTTTACGTGACCCGACGCTTGCAGCGAACTCCATGACCGATGCGTTCTGGGTTTCTGTCAACTTGTTGATTATTTTGCTGCCATATACCGCCTTGATGTCAGTATTGTCGCTGGTAGCAACCTCGAACCGCCAAGCGACCATCTATGCAGTGCTGTTTTTTACGGTGTCAGCGATTGTTCTTCCGCTACTGGATTACGCTATGCCCGCCTTAGGGTTTCTGCAGTATTTAGTTCCGGGCATGCAAACTGATGGTTTAGTCACCGCAAGCCCAATGGCAGCCAGCAGCAGTGCACCATTACCGGTTATTCAATGTGTTGCATATCTGGCATTGGGTTTACTGATTATCAAGCGGAGCGATTTATGA
- a CDS encoding DUF3802 family protein — MVTDKEGYAQLIQYLTEHLGLFENAGSGVDGSTVMELFEDLLAAQIIVVCGQNPELSFSQRNTIIREVDAIMYDLEEILAGCGRQQVNREQSYFITEFTGLVKNLFDHEIAQLVR; from the coding sequence ATGGTAACCGACAAAGAAGGCTATGCTCAGCTTATTCAATACCTGACAGAACATCTTGGACTGTTTGAAAACGCCGGTAGCGGTGTTGATGGCAGCACAGTGATGGAACTGTTTGAAGATTTACTTGCTGCGCAAATCATTGTGGTCTGTGGTCAAAATCCAGAGTTATCGTTCTCACAGCGTAATACCATCATTCGCGAAGTGGATGCCATTATGTATGATTTGGAAGAGATCCTTGCAGGTTGTGGGCGTCAGCAGGTAAATCGCGAACAAAGTTATTTCATTACAGAGTTTACCGGATTGGTTAAAAATCTGTTTGATCATGAGATTGCTCAATTAGTCCGTTAA
- a CDS encoding ABC transporter ATP-binding protein, producing MNLLRCSGLSKRYGNKLALDNVDLTLETGSPIALVGPNGAGKTTLMSLLLGFIKPSSGKISVFGEQPGSSTLLGKVAALTQDAVLDPDFSLLTQLALYARLHGFSGKSADAEALRVLALVGLSDAINSLPKALSHGMGKRAAIAQALIGNPKLVLLDEPTAGLDPVNARNIRELVADLSPDITFLISSHNLEELEKLCGKVLYLDHGKLSQAVDLSAPDQQAYLTLQMHPCDMSALQAHLQHLPGVEAIQFSGKHTLVLQYLPEKATELDIQLLQLLKQQRLQYRMLLNGRTLEDQLFS from the coding sequence ATGAACCTGTTGCGATGTAGTGGCCTGAGTAAACGTTACGGTAATAAACTCGCACTGGATAATGTTGATCTGACCTTAGAGACGGGTAGTCCTATTGCACTGGTTGGTCCCAACGGCGCGGGGAAAACCACACTTATGAGCCTGTTACTTGGGTTTATTAAGCCCTCCAGTGGCAAGATTAGTGTTTTTGGTGAACAACCCGGTAGTTCCACCTTATTAGGTAAAGTGGCAGCATTGACTCAGGATGCAGTACTGGATCCAGATTTCAGTTTATTAACTCAACTGGCTTTATATGCGCGGTTACATGGGTTTTCTGGTAAATCGGCCGACGCAGAAGCGCTACGCGTTCTGGCGCTGGTGGGGTTAAGTGACGCCATTAATTCACTGCCCAAAGCCTTAAGCCATGGCATGGGCAAACGTGCAGCCATTGCACAAGCGCTTATCGGTAACCCTAAACTGGTGTTGTTAGACGAGCCTACCGCAGGACTAGACCCAGTCAACGCCCGGAATATTCGGGAACTGGTCGCGGATCTATCACCTGATATCACCTTCCTAATCAGTTCCCATAATCTGGAAGAACTGGAAAAACTCTGTGGCAAAGTGTTATATCTGGACCACGGTAAACTCAGCCAAGCTGTGGATCTTAGCGCGCCAGATCAACAAGCTTACCTGACATTACAGATGCACCCGTGCGATATGTCAGCGCTTCAGGCTCATTTGCAGCATTTACCTGGAGTAGAGGCCATCCAATTCAGCGGCAAACACACTCTGGTATTGCAATATTTACCGGAAAAAGCGACTGAACTGGACATTCAGCTACTGCAGTTACTTAAGCAGCAGCGTCTACAATATCGTATGTTGCTCAATGGCAGAACGCTCGAAGATCAGCTGTTCTCTTAA
- the pdxH gene encoding pyridoxamine 5'-phosphate oxidase, with translation MSDLSDIRREYTLGGLRRADLAADPMVQFELWMQQAKDAQLTDPTAMVVATVDENGQPFQRIVLLKRFDEKGFVFFTNLESRKATQIAGNAHVSLLFPWHPLERQVAVTGNAEPLSAAEVLKYFLTRPKESQIAAWVSQQSSKISARQALESKFAEMKAKFSRGEVPLPKFWGGYRVTPSSVEFWQGGEHRLHDRFLYTRNGLGWDIDRLAP, from the coding sequence GTGTCTGATTTAAGCGATATCCGTCGTGAATACACATTAGGTGGACTCCGCCGGGCTGATCTTGCTGCCGATCCGATGGTTCAGTTTGAATTGTGGATGCAGCAAGCCAAAGACGCCCAGTTAACGGATCCGACTGCGATGGTTGTTGCAACCGTTGATGAAAACGGTCAGCCGTTTCAACGAATTGTGCTATTGAAACGTTTTGATGAAAAAGGTTTTGTATTTTTTACCAACCTAGAAAGCCGTAAAGCTACGCAGATAGCGGGTAATGCCCACGTGAGTCTGTTATTTCCGTGGCATCCATTGGAGCGTCAGGTCGCAGTTACCGGCAACGCAGAACCATTGTCAGCCGCTGAAGTATTAAAGTATTTCCTGACGCGTCCGAAAGAAAGCCAGATTGCTGCGTGGGTTTCTCAACAATCCAGTAAAATTTCCGCCAGGCAGGCACTGGAGTCAAAGTTTGCTGAGATGAAAGCTAAATTTTCACGTGGAGAGGTACCACTGCCAAAGTTTTGGGGGGGATACCGCGTAACACCTTCCAGCGTGGAGTTTTGGCAAGGTGGTGAACACAGATTGCATGACCGCTTTTTATACACAAGAAATGGGCTAGGTTGGGATATTGATCGACTTGCACCATAA
- a CDS encoding adenosylmethionine decarboxylase translates to MFFEGSEKKIEVIVTPATPSLRSLGRPFWEGMVAKAHAEILSSVSNDYCDAYLLSESSLFVWDNRFLMLTCGTTTLVNAATHFIDELGEQAIAFASYQRKNEYLSHLQATSFTDDLQLLRKKISGKAFRIGHLDSHHHYIFYTDKPYEADTSDITNELLMYHISGDAADYLRSDKQDIAGVRATLALAEMLPGFSFDDFLFEPFGYSVNGIRGREYITIHVTPQENSSYVSFETNLDMSQQPLDIFARLLGTLDPGSWDVIHFNAPHSSCGFPAHICLGSANIQLEHGYQLHFSHYQQLYHEKLLPEAI, encoded by the coding sequence ATGTTTTTTGAAGGTTCAGAAAAAAAAATCGAAGTCATAGTGACGCCAGCTACGCCTTCGCTGCGATCACTGGGCCGGCCGTTCTGGGAAGGAATGGTTGCTAAGGCTCATGCGGAAATTCTGTCATCAGTCAGTAATGATTATTGTGATGCGTATCTGTTGAGCGAATCCAGCCTGTTTGTTTGGGATAATCGATTTCTGATGTTAACTTGCGGCACCACAACTCTAGTGAATGCCGCAACACATTTTATTGATGAGCTTGGTGAACAAGCGATTGCTTTTGCCAGTTATCAACGTAAGAACGAATATCTGTCTCATCTGCAAGCCACCAGTTTTACAGATGATCTGCAGCTATTGCGTAAAAAAATATCGGGTAAAGCGTTTCGAATTGGCCATCTTGATTCTCATCACCATTATATTTTTTACACCGACAAACCCTATGAAGCCGACACCTCAGATATCACCAACGAACTGCTGATGTATCATATTAGTGGTGATGCTGCAGATTACTTGCGTTCAGATAAACAAGATATTGCTGGTGTGCGGGCCACCTTGGCGTTAGCAGAGATGTTGCCTGGGTTCAGCTTTGACGATTTTCTGTTTGAACCGTTTGGCTACTCAGTTAACGGTATTCGTGGGCGTGAATATATCACTATTCATGTAACGCCTCAGGAAAACAGCTCTTATGTGAGTTTTGAGACTAATTTGGATATGTCACAGCAACCACTGGATATTTTCGCCCGCTTATTGGGAACGCTTGATCCCGGTAGTTGGGATGTCATCCATTTTAATGCACCTCATAGCAGTTGTGGTTTTCCGGCACATATCTGCCTCGGAAGTGCCAATATTCAGTTAGAACATGGTTATCAGTTGCACTTCAGCCATTATCAACAGCTATATCATGAAAAGCTGTTGCCAGAAGCCATCTAA
- the speA gene encoding biosynthetic arginine decarboxylase, with translation MSDWSIDDARNGYNVAYWSQGFYGVNDQGEVTVSPDPASGNRISLNELAKDMVKAGVSLPVLVRFPQILCHRVDNLCQAFNQAIERYEYSADYLLVYPIKVNQQQAVVEEILASQVSKTVPQLGLEAGSKPELMAVLAMAQKASSVIICNGYKDKEYIRLALIGEKLGHKVYIVLEKMSELKIVLRESKELGVKPRLGLRARLAFQGKGKWQASGGEKSKFGLSAAQVLKVVDELQQNEMLDSLQLLHFHLGSQIANIRDIRHGVGEAARFYCELRQLGCGINCFDVGGGLAVDYDGTRSQSNNSMNYGLTEYANNIVSALNDVCQEYDQPVPRIISESGRYLTAHHAVLISDVIGTEAYVPEEIVEPEEDAPQLLLNMWQSWCEISERGDSRALIEIFHDTQSDLAEAHSLFALGQLSLEQRAWAEQTNLRVCYELQGMMSAKNRYHRPIIDELNEKLADKFFVNFSLFQSLPDAWGIDQVFPVLPLSGLDKQPERRAIMLDITCDSDGTVDQYVDGQGIETTLPVPAWSAESPYLIGFFLVGAYQEILGDLHNLFGDTNSAVVRVDENGLPNIETVLAGDTVADVLRYVNLDAVSFMRTYEELVNTHIDEDERASILEELQLGIKGYTYLEDFS, from the coding sequence ATGAGTGATTGGTCCATTGATGATGCTCGTAACGGTTATAACGTTGCGTACTGGAGCCAAGGTTTCTACGGTGTGAATGATCAGGGTGAAGTGACAGTTTCCCCTGATCCGGCAAGTGGCAACCGTATTAGTCTTAATGAACTGGCGAAAGACATGGTCAAGGCGGGTGTAAGCCTGCCAGTACTGGTTCGTTTCCCGCAAATTCTCTGCCATCGGGTGGATAACCTGTGTCAGGCGTTCAATCAGGCTATTGAGCGTTACGAATATAGTGCTGACTACCTGTTGGTCTATCCGATTAAGGTGAATCAGCAACAGGCGGTGGTGGAAGAGATCCTCGCCAGTCAGGTGAGCAAAACTGTACCGCAACTTGGTCTAGAAGCGGGTAGTAAACCTGAGTTGATGGCGGTACTGGCAATGGCACAGAAGGCCAGTTCTGTGATTATTTGTAATGGATATAAAGACAAAGAATATATCCGGCTAGCATTGATTGGTGAAAAACTTGGCCACAAAGTTTACATCGTGCTAGAAAAGATGTCTGAGCTGAAAATTGTACTGCGGGAATCAAAAGAACTGGGCGTAAAGCCTCGTCTCGGGCTGCGTGCTCGTTTGGCATTTCAGGGCAAAGGCAAATGGCAGGCTAGTGGTGGCGAAAAATCTAAATTCGGCTTGTCCGCCGCACAGGTGCTGAAAGTTGTGGATGAGCTGCAACAAAATGAGATGCTCGATTCACTGCAGTTATTGCATTTCCATCTCGGTTCGCAGATCGCCAATATCCGTGATATTCGCCATGGTGTCGGTGAAGCCGCACGTTTTTACTGTGAATTAAGACAGTTAGGTTGTGGTATCAACTGCTTTGACGTCGGTGGCGGCCTGGCGGTGGATTATGACGGTACTCGTAGTCAGAGTAATAACTCCATGAACTACGGCTTAACCGAGTACGCAAACAATATTGTCAGTGCGCTTAACGATGTGTGCCAGGAATATGATCAGCCCGTACCGCGGATTATTTCTGAATCTGGTCGTTACTTAACTGCACACCATGCGGTGCTGATCTCCGACGTAATCGGTACAGAAGCTTACGTACCAGAAGAAATCGTTGAGCCAGAAGAAGATGCGCCGCAACTGTTGCTAAACATGTGGCAATCCTGGTGTGAGATCAGCGAACGTGGCGATTCCCGAGCCTTAATCGAAATTTTCCACGATACACAGTCGGATTTGGCAGAGGCACATTCATTGTTTGCCCTGGGACAGCTGAGCCTTGAGCAGCGTGCCTGGGCGGAACAAACCAATCTGCGTGTTTGCTATGAGTTACAGGGAATGATGAGTGCTAAAAATCGCTATCATCGCCCGATTATTGATGAACTCAACGAGAAATTGGCCGACAAGTTCTTCGTTAACTTTTCTCTTTTCCAGTCATTGCCCGATGCTTGGGGGATTGATCAGGTTTTCCCAGTCTTGCCGTTGAGTGGTTTAGACAAACAACCTGAACGTCGAGCCATTATGCTCGACATTACCTGTGACTCGGACGGGACAGTGGATCAGTATGTGGATGGACAGGGGATTGAAACTACGTTGCCTGTGCCTGCCTGGAGTGCTGAGAGTCCTTATCTGATCGGTTTCTTTTTGGTCGGCGCCTATCAGGAGATCCTGGGCGACCTGCATAATCTGTTTGGTGACACCAATTCTGCGGTGGTGCGAGTTGATGAAAATGGTTTGCCAAATATTGAAACCGTTTTAGCCGGTGATACAGTAGCGGACGTATTACGCTACGTGAATTTGGATGCGGTTTCCTTTATGCGTACTTACGAAGAACTGGTAAATACCCATATCGACGAAGATGAGCGTGCTTCTATTTTGGAAGAACTACAGTTGGGGATTAAAGGGTATACCTATCTGGAAGATTTCTCATAA
- the speE gene encoding polyamine aminopropyltransferase: protein MQGKQQYFETLHTAYGQYFEIDKVLYEQKTPQWHLSIFENRQMGRVMALNGVIQTTERDEFVYHEMMTHVPILAHGDAKKVLIIGGGDGGMLREVVKHHSLESITMVEIDGDVVEMCRQYLPKHSSGAFDDPRVQLIIGDGLAFVRDCQELFDVIISDCTDPVGPGEVLFSSEFYKNCKRCLADKGIFVAQNGVPFMQLAEVQNTVRRMSAYVKDCWFYQAAVPTYVGGNMAFAWATDDQEARQLPLAVLQERFQRAAISTRYYTPALHQASFALPAYVEQAVASAMTVAR, encoded by the coding sequence ATGCAAGGGAAACAACAATATTTTGAAACACTGCATACCGCTTATGGTCAATATTTTGAGATCGATAAAGTGCTGTATGAACAGAAAACACCACAGTGGCATCTGAGTATTTTTGAAAACCGTCAGATGGGACGGGTGATGGCGCTTAATGGCGTGATTCAGACTACCGAACGAGATGAGTTTGTCTACCATGAGATGATGACCCATGTGCCAATACTGGCTCATGGCGATGCCAAAAAAGTGCTGATTATCGGTGGCGGTGATGGCGGGATGCTTCGGGAAGTAGTGAAGCATCACAGCCTGGAATCGATAACCATGGTCGAAATTGATGGCGATGTGGTGGAGATGTGCCGTCAATATTTACCGAAGCATTCTTCCGGGGCATTTGACGATCCGCGCGTGCAATTAATCATCGGTGATGGTTTGGCTTTTGTGCGGGATTGTCAGGAATTATTTGATGTGATTATTTCTGATTGCACTGATCCTGTGGGGCCGGGTGAAGTGTTGTTCAGTTCGGAATTTTATAAGAATTGTAAACGCTGTCTTGCGGATAAAGGCATATTTGTCGCGCAAAACGGCGTGCCGTTCATGCAGTTAGCGGAAGTACAAAATACTGTGCGCCGCATGAGCGCATATGTGAAAGACTGTTGGTTCTATCAAGCCGCTGTGCCTACTTATGTCGGCGGCAATATGGCATTTGCCTGGGCCACAGATGATCAGGAAGCCCGTCAGTTACCGCTGGCGGTATTGCAGGAGCGTTTTCAACGGGCCGCGATCAGCACTCGTTATTACACCCCAGCACTACATCAGGCAAGTTTCGCCTTGCCTGCGTATGTTGAACAGGCGGTGGCGTCAGCAATGACGGTTGCCCGATAA
- a CDS encoding CvfB family protein, protein MAELGKRCTLQVIKQVDFGVYLNAGELGQVLLPRKYVPKDCQVDDQLEVFLYLDSDDTPIATTQIPFAQVGEFAYLKTVATGRYGAFLDWGLDKDLLLPFGEQRKPAEEGHSYLVYVHLNHADERIVASAKVDKFIDQAPARYKEGQEVDLIIAGTSDLGYKAIVNNRHWGVIYQNEVFRKLRFGQKLKGFIKRVRADNKLDLTLQKGDRQELDKQAQVILRKLEAAGGYLPFGDKTAPEVIYAELGMSKKAFKKSIGGLFKAGKLTIDDDGIRSV, encoded by the coding sequence ATGGCCGAGTTAGGAAAGCGCTGCACGCTACAAGTAATCAAGCAGGTAGATTTTGGGGTGTATTTAAATGCAGGAGAGCTAGGCCAAGTGCTGCTCCCGAGAAAATATGTGCCTAAAGATTGTCAAGTCGACGACCAGTTGGAAGTATTTCTTTACCTAGACTCTGATGACACCCCGATTGCGACCACCCAAATCCCGTTCGCGCAGGTTGGAGAATTTGCCTACCTCAAAACAGTCGCGACCGGACGCTATGGTGCCTTCCTTGATTGGGGGCTAGATAAAGATCTGTTACTGCCTTTTGGCGAGCAACGAAAACCGGCGGAAGAAGGCCACAGTTATCTGGTATATGTGCATCTTAATCATGCTGATGAGCGGATTGTCGCTTCTGCAAAAGTGGATAAGTTTATTGATCAAGCTCCGGCACGATATAAAGAAGGTCAGGAAGTTGATCTGATTATCGCCGGAACCTCAGATTTGGGTTATAAGGCGATAGTGAATAACCGCCACTGGGGGGTGATATATCAAAATGAAGTCTTTCGTAAATTACGGTTTGGCCAAAAGCTGAAAGGTTTTATTAAACGGGTACGCGCCGATAACAAGCTGGATCTGACGCTACAAAAAGGTGATCGTCAAGAGCTCGACAAACAAGCACAGGTAATCCTGCGCAAACTCGAAGCCGCTGGCGGATATCTGCCATTTGGTGATAAAACTGCCCCCGAAGTGATATACGCTGAACTGGGAATGAGCAAAAAGGCCTTTAAAAAATCGATCGGTGGTTTATTCAAGGCTGGCAAACTAACAATCGATGATGACGGTATTCGGTCAGTCTGA